A region of Anopheles merus strain MAF chromosome 2R, AmerM5.1, whole genome shotgun sequence DNA encodes the following proteins:
- the LOC121603401 gene encoding DNA-directed RNA polymerase III subunit RPC4, protein MDHSPRIKQEPGIDTQYLTKGNNIIGNVAVPMEATVKPERLQSFRVPRDLTLANGRTTKPPNNKKVYTPNLNAVRNKNTDVKTASTGPKGRAKTDRNRNDKDGRNKKNTLIQTSGIFSDGLAQRALLRTSRSDKSSSSKEPGDSIQKPVFARGSSKIDLEDERKRIQNLCEDMDEEMAELDQKMANGLKLPVVLENSDYKIKPPEVKMEHLPETKLDSFNSVENVLSGDQTNKIFLLQLPDALPGKSDDGNKRPTNGDDSKPEATANGEETPKYCTVRDLAEGYIGKIIRYRSGKVKLKLGEIMFDISVGMDTGFLQELVSINTNSVERNGNIINISTINTKLNASPDWEYLFKNAT, encoded by the exons ATGGACCATAGTCCGCGTATTAAGCAAGAGCCAGGAATCGATACGCAATACTTAACAAAAGGAAACAATATAATCGGCAATGTTGCAGTTCCGATGGAAGCAACGGTGAAACCAGAGCGCCTACAGTCTTTTCGTGTACCCCGCGATCTTACCCTTGCCAATGGTCGCACGACGAAGCcacccaacaacaaaaaagtctaCACCCCGAACTTAAATGCAGtgagaaacaaaaatac CGATGTAAAAACTGCATCAACCGGTCCCAAAGGCCGAGCTAAGACTGATCGCAATAGAAATGATAAAGATGGAAGGAATAAAAAGAACACCTTGATCCAGACGTCTGGTATCTTTTCGGATGGTTTAGCTCAACGTGCTTTGCTCCGTACGTCCAGATCAG acAAATCTAGTTCCTCGAAGGAACCTGGGGACTCAATTCAGAAACCCGTATTCGCTAGAGGGAGCTCAAAAATAGATTTGGAAGATGAACGAAAGCGAATTCAAAATTTGTGCGAAGACATGGATGAGGAAATGGCGGAACTGGatcaaaaaatggcaaatggGTTAAAACTACCAGTCGTGCTGGAAAACT CTGACTACAAAATCAAACCACCGGAGGTAAAGATGGAACATTTGCCTGAAACAAAGCTGGATTCGTTTAATTCGGTTGAAAACGTGTTATCCGGtgatcaaacaaacaaaatattccTTTTACAACTTCCGGATGCTTTACCTGGAAAATCCGACGATGGAAACAAACGCCCGACCAACGGCGACGACAGCAAACCAGAAGCAACGGCGAATGGCGAAGAAACCCCGAAATATTGTACGGTACGCGATTTGGCAGAAGGTTACATTGGTAAAATAATCAGGTACCGTTCGGGAAAGGTAAAATTAAAGCTCGGAGAAATCATGTTTGACATCAGCGTCGGTATGGACACTGGATTCTTACAGGAGCTAGTTTCTATAAATACTAATTCAGTAGAACGGAATGGTAACATAATTAACATCAGCACTATCAACACAAAGTTGAACGCATCCCCCGACTGGGAATATTTATTCAAGAATGCTACATGA
- the LOC121603402 gene encoding probable 28S ribosomal protein S26, mitochondrial: MMANIATTLSGVFTKPRALALLQYTTVRFRRKPRWLGTAKSKLFRVPERKKQIEEEIEELKRLHNNYRTQMKAVRNFLRDEVEAYKLVSRAGLVLQTPEEEEAEWQEALRRNEEWNRQTAAKREERLAAERSARKEYILERLLLKEQREMDKKEQIEAKVRIEKELSKTFITRDNIDKAIELALVQPTSYNFALDREGNLHRSTDSSTKEKGQEH; this comes from the coding sequence ATGATGGCTAATATAGCGACAACTTTGTCCGGTGTGTTCACAAAGCCAAGAGCACTGGCTCTGCTTCAATACACCACAGTTCGATTTCGACGAAAACCACGTTGGCTCGGTACAGCCAAAAGCAAACTGTTCCGTGTGCCGGAGCGCAAGAAACAGATTGAGGAAGAGATTGAAGAGCTAAAAAGATTGCACAATAACTATCGCACGCAGATGAAAGCGGTACGAAACTTCTTGCGCGATGAAGTAGAGGCATACAAGCTAGTTTCACGTGCCGGTTTAGTTCTCCAAACCccggaggaagaggaagcagAATGGCAGGAAGCATTGCGCAGGAACGAAGAATGGAACCGGCAAACTGCTGCCAAACGCGAAGAGCGGTTGGCTGCAGAACGATCAGCTCGTAAGGAGTACATTCTTGAAAGGCTTTTGCTGAAAGAGCAAAGAGAAATGGACAAAAAGGAGCAAATCGAAGCGAAAGTACGCATAGAAAAGGAGCTATCGAAAACATTTATCACGCGTGACAACATCGACAAAGCGATCGAGCTAGCCCTGGTACAACCAACGTCGTATAACTTTGCTTTGGATCGCGAAGGAAACCTCCATCGTTCTACAGACTCTTctacaaaagaaaaaggtcAAGAGCACTAG